A window from Pseudomonas alloputida encodes these proteins:
- a CDS encoding ABC-type transport auxiliary lipoprotein family protein — protein sequence MVTYKLPDYHIAQAESTPRAVPGPGALRVYAPESSRVLDSERLFIAQPDGRLSAWQGVRWADPAPVLLRDRIVEAFMRDGRSTSVITDSTPMSADMELRSTLRAFQLEYRGTEAIAAVRLDVQLVDPAKRTAIASRRFEAIQATGSKREADVVSAFGVATDILAGQIVEWAVQVGAARLRVAPELASNHAPTASSISTD from the coding sequence ATGGTCACCTACAAATTGCCCGACTATCACATCGCCCAGGCGGAGAGTACGCCGCGCGCCGTTCCGGGACCCGGGGCGCTGCGCGTCTACGCCCCTGAGAGTAGTCGCGTCCTGGATTCGGAGCGGCTGTTCATTGCGCAGCCCGATGGTCGCTTGTCGGCTTGGCAAGGAGTGCGTTGGGCCGACCCCGCACCGGTGCTGCTGCGTGACCGAATCGTCGAAGCCTTCATGCGCGATGGGCGGTCGACTTCCGTGATTACCGATAGCACCCCAATGAGCGCCGATATGGAGTTGCGCAGTACGCTGCGGGCGTTCCAGCTCGAATACCGCGGCACTGAAGCGATCGCCGCGGTTCGGCTCGATGTGCAACTGGTCGATCCGGCCAAACGGACTGCTATTGCCAGTAGACGCTTCGAAGCAATCCAAGCCACAGGCAGCAAGCGAGAGGCCGATGTGGTGAGCGCGTTCGGTGTCGCCACGGATATATTGGCCGGGCAGATCGTTGAATGGGCAGTTCAGGTCGGGGCAGCGCGTTTGCGAGTTGCACCGGAATTGGCAAGCAACCATGCACCCACAGCGTCGTCGATAAGCACAGACTAG